A genome region from Anolis carolinensis isolate JA03-04 chromosome 6, rAnoCar3.1.pri, whole genome shotgun sequence includes the following:
- the LOC103279770 gene encoding natterin-1, whose protein sequence is MQLLLCILLIPLIASEQGNSGVNVTLRILSRTVEKLPPVIPVPEKGGNQATRYSKKNKRQDTLGNEAFQGTSLKWVPFQGNISQEAVSLWNDYAQRTEYICATEVCRVGFYSPKEGLSCFYTFEGKQNQSARFWLLVNENTLELLEWQSGYAGSVPSNAIGTCSGDRFYVGKNKYGLGEVDRQNGVFFIPMDGSGFWYKSYKILTINKDYTSQHIYDVKYFTESGVYGNKTVTLKTSKVRNYDCKVVKKKASLSKEVDHEHHWDFSHSLSLTKGYALTAGIPRIIGGCWSISTERHVTQFEGSSETEREIHTVDVELEVQPNHECKVEMEGIQMKSEIPFSASVIRYYKNGMRQRGTIQGISRNLVVEEINTIIKRCRPIPNAEPCDDYD, encoded by the exons ATGCAGCTGTTGCTCTGCATTCTCCTAATTCCCTTAATTGCCTCTGAACAAGGGAACTCTGGTGTGAACGTCACTCTTAGAATTCTGAGCAGAACTGTGGAAAAACTCCCACCAGTGATACCAG TcccagaaaaaggaggaaaccaagcaACACGGTACTCAAAAAAAAATAAACGACAGGACACTTTGGGCAATGAGGCATTTCAGGGCACAAGCCTGAAGTGGGTGCCATTTCAAGGAAATATCTCCCAAGAGGCTGTCTCACTGTGGAATGACTATGCCCAGAGGACAGAGTATATTTGCGCTACTGAAGTTTGTCGAGTTGGATTCTACAGTCCGAAGGAGGGCTTGTCCTGTTTCTACACTTTTGAAGGGAAACAGAATCAAAGCGCCAGGTTCTGGCTtttagtgaatgaaaatacactaGAACTGTTGGAATGGCAAAGCGGATATGCCGGGAGTGTTCCCTCTAATGCTATAGGTACTTGCTCAGGAGATAGATTTTATGTTGGCAAAAATAAATATGGCCTTGGGGAGGTTGACCGACAGAATGGAGTTTTCTTTATACCAATGGATGGCTCAGGGTTTTGGTACAAATCCTACAAAATCCTCACCATTAATAAAGACTACACATCTCAGCACATTTACGACGTCAAATACTTTACGGAGAGTGGAGTGTATGGAAACAAGACTGTGACCTTAAAAACCAGCAAAGTCAGAAACTACGACTGTAAAGTAGTCAAGAAAAAAGCTTCCTTGTCCAAAGAAGTAGATCACGAACATCATTGGGATTTTAGCCATTCTTTGTCACTTACCAAGGGTTATGCTCTAACTGCAGGAATTCCTAGAATCATAGGTGGGTGTTGGTCTATTTCTACAGAAAGACATGTTACCCAGTTTGAAGGTTCTTCAGAGACGGAGAGGGAGATACATACAGTAGATGTGGAATTGGAAGTCCAGCCCAATCACGAGTGCAAAGTAGAAATGGAAGGTATTCAAATGAAATCAGAGATTCCCTTCAGCGCCTCAGTGATTCGCTACTACAAAAATGGGATGCGCCAGAGAGGCACCATACAAGGAATCAGCAGAAATCTGGTTGTGGAAGAAATCAATACCATTATAAAGCGATGTCGACCCATCCCTAATGCAGAGCCCTGTGATGATTATGACTAG